DNA sequence from the Candidatus Kaistella beijingensis genome:
TTTAGCTACCACAGATTACCAAAGGTTTAGAGCGGATAAAAAAGAAAATAGAAATCACAAAGCTAATTCAACTGTAGAATTCCTACATATTCTCGAAAAATTTTGATGAAAAACTTCCTTTATTTTCTTTTTTTACTCACAATTTTCTCCTGCTCCAAAATCTCCCCAAAAGGAAAAATAGAAAGCAAGGATTTCCCTGTGGAAGATTTCACCAACATTAATTTAGAAGGCAAATTTCGTGTATTCTACGTAAATGGCGAGAAAAGTTTTGTGAATGTGGAAACCTACCCAAATATTCTTAACAATTTAAAAATCAAGGTTAAAGACAAAACTTTAAACATCATAGAAAGTCGAGAAACTCAAGGTGTGGATTTCTACAACGTCACCATTTACTCCAAATACAACCTTGAAAAAATTTCAATTTCCGATTCGGTAGAAATGAACATTTCCAGTGAAATAAAAACCGACAATTTCAAATTAAATTTAAAAAATAATGCTAAATTTATAGGGTCGGTAAACTCGAGAAAAGCAGAAGTGGAAATGCTGAATACAAGCCGCGCCAATTTTACGGGAAAAACCAAAGTTGCTTTTATCAAAATTGCTGACACCGCCAATTTAATCGCACCTTACTGGATCATTGAAAACCTTAACATAGATTCTAAAAATGCAAACTATGCAGAGGTAAACGTACAAGATTCTTTGAAAGGAAATATTAAAAACACAGCGAAATTTGTGTATTACAACGATCCGATTCGTGCCTTTAAAATTGATAAAACAGCGAACGTACAGAATAAAGAACTTCAATAGTTTGAAGTGGTTTGAAAGTTTGACATTGCTTGATGATGCTCGAACCTTTTAAACTATTTCAAATCAACTCAAACAATATCAAATTCAATCAAACCAGATAACAAATGAGCACTTTAGAAAAAGCAAAACTTTGGCTTACAGACACTTTTGACGAAGAAACAAAAAAAACAATTCAACATTGGATTGATACAGAATCTGATGAACTGGAAGATTCTTTTTACCGTGAACTGGAATTCGGAACGGGCGGAATGCGCGGAATTATGGGAGTTGGAACGAACCGTCTCAACAAATACACTTTGGGACAGGCTACTCAAGGTTTGGCGAATTATCTTCATCAACAGTTTCCGAATCAAGAGATTAAGGTTGCGATTGCCTATGACGTGCGAAACAACTCCAAAGAATTTGGAAAAATGTGTGCCGATGTTTTGACTGCAAACGGAATAAAGGTTTTGCTTTTCAAAAATCACAGACCGACTCCTGAACTTTCTTTCACTGTGAGAGACAAAAAATGTAATGCGGGAATTGTACTCACCGCTTCCCACAATCCGCCTGAATATAACGGTTACAAGGTTTATTGGAATGATGGAGCGCAAATTGTTCCGCCACATGATGATGCCATTATTAAAGAAGTGTATTCTGTAAAATTTGAAGATATTAAGTTTAATGGAAACGATGATTTGATTGAGTGGATTGGTGAAGAACAGGACGAAGTTTATATTGATGCCTGTATTGAAAATTCGCTTTATCAGAAAGACAAAATCGGTTATGATAATTTGAACATCGTTTTCACTTCGATTCACGGAACAACTTACACGACCGTTCCTC
Encoded proteins:
- a CDS encoding GIN domain-containing protein, translating into MKNFLYFLFLLTIFSCSKISPKGKIESKDFPVEDFTNINLEGKFRVFYVNGEKSFVNVETYPNILNNLKIKVKDKTLNIIESRETQGVDFYNVTIYSKYNLEKISISDSVEMNISSEIKTDNFKLNLKNNAKFIGSVNSRKAEVEMLNTSRANFTGKTKVAFIKIADTANLIAPYWIIENLNIDSKNANYAEVNVQDSLKGNIKNTAKFVYYNDPIRAFKIDKTANVQNKELQ